The following DNA comes from Enterocloster bolteae.
GCCGAATACAAGAGGTTCATTGATGCCGAATACACCGGGTATAAACGCCAGTTTGCCTAATTCCTTGATACGTTTGGAGTGGCAGAATAAAAGCATTGCAATGAGCAGCGACAATGTAGAACCGCATCCTCCAAAGGTTGCGAACAAATCCTGGAACTGCTGGGAAATAATATTGGGCAGCGGCTGGCCTGCCTGGAATGCAGCCAGGTTGTCGGCGGACAGTGTCTGAAGGATGGGATTGAACACAGCGCCTACAACGGAACCGCCGTTCACTCCAAAGAACCAGAAGAAGTGAAGGAATATATATGCGATTACCATGGCCGGAAGTGTATTGCCCAGTTTTAAAAGCGGTGTCTGTAAAATTGTAAAGATGAAGTTAAATGCGTTTTTATAAGGCGTCATTGCAAACACGATATTCATGATAAAGAATACCAGTATGGACACACCTGCAGGAATCAGGGCCGAGAATGACTTTGATACTGTAGGAGGAACGCCGTCAGGCATTTTGATGACCCAGCCCTTTTTGTTTACCCATGCATAAATATGGACTGACAGGAAGGCCACGATGATTCCCACGAAAATACCCTTGGACCCCACCCAGTTTAACGGAATTCCGGTGACGCTGGAACCGCCGTCCACAAGAATCTCATAGGGCATGATGAGGAACCAGCTTACCAGGGCAATGGCTGCTCCGAACAGCTTATCTACGTTCATCTGCTCCGCGAAGGAATAGCCAATGCCTATAACGGCCAGCACTGCCATGATGGAGAAGGTGGCGTCAGTGGGCTTTGAAAAATAGGATGCCCAGTTGTCCCCGAAAAACCGCGCCCAGAAATCCGTCCATCCCGGTATTGGGAAGTTGGCAACCAGCAGGAAAAAGGACCCTACGATTAACAGCGGCATGGACAGCAGGAAGCCGTCACGGATGGCAATGAGATATTTATTTTTTCCGATTTTCTCTGCCAGCGGCATGAGTACGGACTCTAACTTATTTAGCATGATTCATGTTCCCCCATTTCAACTATGATTGTTTTAGCACAGGCGGGCTAAGATGCTGCGCCGGACTGTTATTTTGCTGCTTTCATGAGCTTGATCGCTGATTTCAGTACTTTCTCACCGTTCATCATA
Coding sequences within:
- the celB gene encoding PTS cellobiose transporter subunit IIC, producing the protein MLNKLESVLMPLAEKIGKNKYLIAIRDGFLLSMPLLIVGSFFLLVANFPIPGWTDFWARFFGDNWASYFSKPTDATFSIMAVLAVIGIGYSFAEQMNVDKLFGAAIALVSWFLIMPYEILVDGGSSVTGIPLNWVGSKGIFVGIIVAFLSVHIYAWVNKKGWVIKMPDGVPPTVSKSFSALIPAGVSILVFFIMNIVFAMTPYKNAFNFIFTILQTPLLKLGNTLPAMVIAYIFLHFFWFFGVNGGSVVGAVFNPILQTLSADNLAAFQAGQPLPNIISQQFQDLFATFGGCGSTLSLLIAMLLFCHSKRIKELGKLAFIPGVFGINEPLVFGLPIVLNPMILIPFMLVPTINIVISYFCMSIGLVPLCTGVAIPWTMPVVLSGFLATGWQGAVLQLLLLILGVFIYMPFIKMMDKQYLEDEAKASDKSDDDDIDFDDLSFDDL